In a single window of the Burkholderia pyrrocinia genome:
- a CDS encoding adenylate/guanylate cyclase domain-containing protein yields the protein MRCTICGSENPAGTRFCQECQAVLPHHCPHCGHEVEPAARFCSNCGTSQATPAAAPPLSRSSGQDSSPTPIHYTPDHLAERIRAEHTAMKARGEPAGERKTVTALFADMAGSTALIHDLDPEVAHRLIVPVVELMMEAVHYYEGYVAKSLGDGILALFGAPIAHEDHAQRALFAALRMQQAMRQHGDRIRLQEGIPLQIRVGVHTGEVVVRSIRTDDLHTEYDPLGHTIHIASRIEGIATPTSILVSESTHKLAEGYFEFKALGATQLKGIPAPLRVYEVLGLGALRTRLQLAAHRGLARFVGRETEMEHLNRALETMRAGHGRVVGVVGEAGVGKSRLFHEFKERSRRGALVLETFSVSHGKAFSNLPLIELLKNYFQITPQDDERRCREKVIGKALTLERSFEDLVPYVLYLLGIGEGGSVLVEMDPQIRRDRTFDAIRQLLVRESQNQPVHLLFEDLQWLDRETEAFLTYLIDHVPDARILLLVNYRPEYQPAWAGARHCSRIRLEPLGPSDAQGLLTALLGEDRTLVTLKQRILEKTEGNPFFMEEVVQTLVEEKSLLGDAGRYRVVETPATLHIPTTVQGVLAARIDRLPIDEKELLQALAVIGHEFPFSLIRRICGEASARDDELRRLLAHLEAAEFIYERPAFPEVNYSFKHALTQEVAGRSLLTERRTTLHERTAQAIEVLFPTRIADYCSELAHHYGQSGNIPKAVEYLHRAAQQALRHAAHHDAMNHLGAALALLKGLPDTPVRAHWELALLLSLGPVLMDVRGYGATEVGATYTRALELCERTCEVSQRFATQLGLRMYHLVRGEYALATDLGRQMLGTARDANDPGFLIEAHSALGSCFFLQGDFDAARTHLEQALAIYDPEQHQAHVFAHGVDPGIRALSFLVLTLWIQGYPDQALQRSVEALALARNLSYGPSLAFSLTYTAHLHQLRREPVLAAERAEAVIAVSTEHGLPYWLAWGTLLRGWAMSAQGHIQDGIEQMRLGLDAQRATGGEDQRPYGLALLADSYWRAGDKRAALDMLEEATTIVEQSGEHCYEAELYRLTGIYLAGGAGKEGTAAAGDDEAVDCFHRAIARARRQGARALELRAASDLARLLQRRGKTVEARQALSDVYACFTEGFDTSDLREAKALLDALDARTG from the coding sequence CCCCGATTCATTACACGCCGGATCATCTTGCCGAGCGGATCCGCGCCGAACACACGGCCATGAAAGCGCGCGGCGAGCCTGCTGGCGAGCGCAAGACCGTTACCGCGCTGTTTGCCGACATGGCCGGATCGACCGCGTTGATCCACGATCTCGATCCCGAAGTGGCGCATCGCTTGATCGTGCCCGTGGTCGAGCTGATGATGGAAGCTGTCCACTACTATGAAGGGTACGTAGCGAAATCGCTCGGCGATGGCATCCTCGCGCTGTTCGGCGCACCGATCGCCCACGAAGACCATGCACAGCGCGCGCTTTTCGCTGCATTGCGCATGCAGCAAGCGATGCGGCAACATGGCGACCGCATTCGTCTGCAGGAGGGCATTCCTCTGCAAATTCGCGTCGGTGTTCATACCGGCGAGGTCGTCGTCCGTTCCATCCGCACCGACGACTTGCACACCGAATACGATCCGCTCGGGCATACGATCCACATCGCATCGCGGATCGAGGGAATCGCCACGCCCACGTCGATTCTCGTCAGTGAGTCCACCCACAAGCTGGCCGAAGGCTATTTCGAGTTCAAGGCGCTGGGGGCAACGCAACTCAAGGGAATTCCCGCGCCGCTGCGCGTATACGAGGTGCTTGGCCTGGGTGCGTTGCGCACGCGCCTGCAACTGGCGGCGCACCGTGGTCTCGCGCGGTTCGTCGGCCGCGAAACGGAAATGGAACACCTGAACCGGGCCCTGGAGACCATGAGGGCCGGGCATGGGCGTGTGGTCGGCGTGGTGGGCGAGGCCGGCGTCGGAAAGTCTCGCCTCTTCCACGAGTTCAAGGAGCGTTCACGACGTGGCGCGCTGGTGCTGGAGACGTTTTCGGTATCGCACGGCAAGGCGTTTTCCAACTTGCCGCTCATCGAGCTCCTGAAGAACTATTTCCAGATCACGCCGCAGGACGACGAGCGGCGCTGCCGGGAAAAGGTCATCGGCAAGGCGCTCACTTTGGAGCGCAGTTTCGAGGACCTCGTGCCATACGTCCTCTATCTGCTTGGCATCGGTGAAGGCGGGTCGGTGCTCGTCGAAATGGATCCGCAGATCCGGCGCGACCGCACCTTCGACGCGATCAGGCAGCTTCTCGTGCGAGAGAGCCAGAATCAGCCGGTCCATTTGCTGTTCGAGGATCTGCAATGGCTGGACCGTGAAACAGAAGCATTCCTTACCTACTTGATCGACCACGTGCCGGACGCACGGATCCTGCTTTTGGTGAACTACCGGCCCGAGTATCAGCCGGCGTGGGCCGGCGCACGTCATTGCAGCAGAATCCGGCTCGAACCGCTTGGCCCTTCCGATGCTCAAGGACTGCTCACGGCGCTGCTCGGCGAGGATCGTACGCTCGTGACTCTCAAGCAGCGCATTCTGGAGAAGACGGAGGGCAACCCTTTTTTCATGGAGGAAGTGGTCCAGACGCTCGTCGAGGAGAAGTCGCTGCTCGGCGACGCCGGGCGCTATCGCGTCGTGGAGACCCCTGCGACGCTGCACATTCCTACCACCGTGCAGGGTGTGCTCGCCGCTCGAATCGACCGGCTTCCGATCGATGAAAAGGAGCTGTTGCAGGCACTCGCGGTGATCGGCCACGAGTTTCCGTTCAGCCTGATCCGGCGAATTTGCGGTGAGGCGTCGGCGCGGGACGACGAACTGCGTCGGCTGCTCGCCCATCTGGAAGCGGCGGAGTTCATCTACGAGCGGCCCGCCTTTCCCGAGGTCAATTATTCGTTCAAACACGCGCTGACCCAGGAGGTCGCCGGGCGCTCGTTGCTCACGGAGCGGCGCACCACGCTGCACGAGCGCACCGCGCAGGCGATCGAGGTGCTGTTCCCGACGCGCATCGCCGATTACTGCAGCGAACTTGCGCACCACTACGGTCAGAGCGGAAACATTCCCAAGGCTGTCGAATACCTGCATCGTGCGGCGCAGCAGGCGCTGCGCCATGCTGCCCATCACGATGCAATGAATCACCTCGGCGCTGCGCTTGCGTTACTGAAGGGCTTGCCGGACACACCGGTGCGTGCGCATTGGGAACTGGCACTGCTGCTTTCCCTCGGGCCGGTCTTGATGGATGTGCGCGGGTATGGCGCGACGGAGGTGGGCGCGACCTATACGCGTGCGCTCGAGTTGTGCGAGCGGACCTGTGAGGTATCGCAACGCTTTGCGACGCAGCTGGGATTGCGGATGTACCACCTGGTGCGCGGCGAGTATGCGCTCGCGACCGACCTGGGCAGGCAGATGCTCGGTACGGCCCGGGATGCGAATGATCCAGGCTTCCTCATCGAGGCTCATAGTGCACTGGGCTCGTGCTTTTTTCTGCAGGGTGATTTCGATGCTGCCCGCACACACCTGGAACAGGCCCTTGCGATCTACGATCCGGAGCAGCATCAGGCACACGTCTTCGCGCACGGGGTGGATCCCGGCATCCGGGCGCTCAGTTTCCTGGTGTTGACCCTGTGGATCCAGGGGTATCCCGACCAAGCGCTCCAGCGCAGCGTCGAAGCACTTGCGCTCGCACGGAACCTTTCTTATGGGCCATCTCTGGCGTTCAGTCTCACCTACACGGCGCACCTGCATCAGCTGCGGCGGGAGCCGGTGCTTGCCGCCGAGCGCGCAGAAGCGGTCATTGCCGTATCGACCGAGCACGGATTGCCGTACTGGCTCGCGTGGGGGACGCTGCTGCGAGGCTGGGCGATGAGCGCGCAAGGACACATCCAGGACGGCATCGAGCAGATGCGGCTGGGACTCGACGCGCAGCGGGCAACCGGCGGCGAAGACCAGCGGCCATATGGTCTCGCGTTGCTCGCCGACAGTTACTGGCGCGCGGGTGACAAGAGGGCAGCACTGGACATGCTGGAAGAGGCGACGACGATCGTCGAGCAATCCGGTGAGCATTGCTACGAGGCCGAGCTGTACCGGCTCACGGGAATCTATCTGGCCGGAGGGGCGGGCAAGGAGGGGACTGCCGCTGCAGGCGACGACGAAGCGGTCGACTGTTTTCACAGAGCGATCGCGCGAGCGCGCCGGCAGGGTGCGAGAGCGCTGGAATTGCGAGCAGCGTCAGACCTTGCGCGGCTATTGCAACGGCGGGGGAAGACCGTGGAGGCAAGGCAAGCGCTGTCCGACGTGTACGCCTGCTTCACGGAAGGCTTTGACACGAGCGACCTGCGAGAGGCGAAAGCGCTGCTGGATGCATTGGACGCGCGCACCGGATGA
- a CDS encoding patatin-like phospholipase family protein: protein MTITHTRRRNDVPRKQIALALQGGGMHGAFTWGVLDRLLEDGRLAIEGVSATSAGAMNAAVLAYGLQKGGEDGARQALHDFWKAVAQSAERYNPLRWVPWLKGTHSFGLDHSPLYAFADMMLRVFSPYQFNPGNLNPLREVLENQVDFDALHKHCPIRLYLCATNVETGKIRLFTGADVSADAVLASACVPTLFQAVTIDGEYYWDGGYMGNPAIYPLIYNCATRDVVIVHINPLVRRGVPITAAEILNRISEISFNSSLMREMRAIAFVTDLIQQGTIQRGEMKEMLIHSIRADDALCALSVSSKYNADWEFLSELHDHGRREADAWLAHHFGNIGQRSSIDIRREFL, encoded by the coding sequence ATGACAATCACGCACACGAGACGCCGCAACGATGTACCGCGCAAACAGATTGCGCTGGCTTTGCAGGGTGGCGGGATGCACGGCGCCTTCACCTGGGGCGTGCTCGACCGGCTGCTCGAAGACGGCAGGCTCGCAATCGAGGGTGTCAGTGCAACCAGCGCAGGCGCGATGAACGCCGCTGTACTCGCATACGGTCTGCAAAAGGGAGGCGAAGACGGTGCGCGTCAGGCGCTGCACGACTTCTGGAAGGCGGTCGCGCAATCGGCGGAGCGCTACAACCCGTTGCGTTGGGTGCCGTGGCTGAAGGGCACGCACAGCTTCGGGCTCGATCATTCGCCGCTTTATGCATTCGCCGACATGATGTTGCGCGTCTTTTCTCCCTATCAGTTCAATCCGGGCAACCTGAACCCGCTACGCGAAGTGCTCGAGAACCAGGTGGACTTCGACGCGCTGCACAAGCACTGCCCGATCCGGTTGTATCTATGCGCAACCAACGTCGAAACGGGGAAAATACGCCTCTTCACGGGAGCGGATGTCAGTGCGGACGCGGTGCTTGCATCGGCATGCGTGCCGACACTGTTCCAGGCGGTCACGATCGATGGCGAATACTACTGGGATGGCGGCTACATGGGTAATCCGGCCATCTATCCCCTTATCTACAATTGCGCGACGCGCGACGTCGTGATCGTGCACATCAATCCGCTCGTGCGCCGCGGTGTGCCCATCACGGCTGCCGAAATTCTCAACCGTATCAGCGAGATCAGTTTCAATTCGTCGCTGATGCGCGAGATGCGAGCCATCGCGTTCGTCACCGACCTGATCCAGCAAGGCACGATACAACGCGGCGAGATGAAGGAAATGCTGATCCATTCCATTCGGGCCGACGACGCTCTGTGCGCGTTGAGCGTATCGAGCAAGTACAACGCGGATTGGGAATTTCTCAGCGAACTGCATGACCACGGGCGACGCGAAGCGGATGCGTGGCTCGCGCATCACTTCGGAAACATCGGACAGCGGTCGAGTATCGACATCCGAAGGGAATTTCTCTGA
- a CDS encoding cupin domain-containing protein, with protein MKRIMLVLAPLVSSLLMVVQPAAAAPQAKVTPLTTEPLPEYPGKEVQMIVVDYPPGSVDPVHRHDAHAFVYVLDGSIVMGLNGGKEVTLHAGDTFHEGPGDVHTVGRNASSTKPARFVVFLIKDKGAPVLTPVK; from the coding sequence ATGAAACGCATCATGCTCGTTCTCGCGCCGCTGGTATCGTCGCTGCTGATGGTCGTTCAGCCGGCCGCCGCCGCACCGCAAGCCAAGGTCACGCCGCTGACCACGGAGCCGTTGCCCGAGTATCCAGGCAAGGAAGTCCAGATGATCGTCGTGGATTACCCGCCCGGCAGCGTCGACCCGGTTCATCGTCACGATGCGCACGCATTCGTCTATGTACTCGACGGCAGCATCGTGATGGGCCTGAACGGCGGCAAGGAGGTCACGCTCCACGCTGGCGATACGTTCCACGAAGGCCCCGGGGACGTGCACACGGTCGGACGAAATGCCAGCAGCACGAAGCCGGCAAGGTTCGTCGTGTTCCTGATCAAGGACAAGGGTGCACCGGTCCTCACGCCCGTGAAGTAG
- a CDS encoding carboxymuconolactone decarboxylase family protein, whose amino-acid sequence MTQRINYFQQSPELTKKLVELDGLFQKTTIEAPVRELVEVRASQLNGCAFCVDMHIKMAKIHGERELRLHHVAIWRESTLFSPRERAALEWTDVLTHLPSHGVPDDLYERVRAHYSEKELSDLTFLVGAINSWNRLNVAFRIAPGSFDKMFGLDKANLE is encoded by the coding sequence ATGACGCAACGTATCAACTACTTTCAGCAATCGCCGGAACTGACCAAGAAGCTCGTCGAGCTGGACGGGTTGTTTCAGAAGACGACGATCGAGGCGCCGGTCCGCGAACTTGTCGAGGTTCGCGCATCGCAGCTCAATGGCTGCGCGTTCTGCGTCGACATGCACATCAAGATGGCGAAAATCCACGGCGAGCGCGAATTGCGCCTGCATCACGTCGCGATCTGGCGCGAGTCGACGCTGTTTTCTCCGCGCGAGCGTGCCGCGCTGGAATGGACCGACGTACTGACCCACCTCCCGTCGCACGGCGTGCCGGACGACCTCTACGAGCGCGTCCGCGCGCACTATTCCGAGAAGGAGTTGTCGGACCTCACTTTCCTTGTGGGGGCGATCAACAGCTGGAACCGCCTGAATGTCGCGTTCCGCATCGCGCCCGGCTCGTTCGACAAGATGTTCGGGCTCGACAAGGCCAACCTGGAGTGA
- a CDS encoding Ohr family peroxiredoxin — protein MENERLKPPPLTLLDKYRGQEFAVLYTTTVTVSPGESGHGRASGVAKSDDGSLVLDLRLPIELGGPGGGTNPEQLFAAGYAACFHGALSLLALRERIDIGETTVAVEVSFGRDPVDGGYALIANVAIRMPGVDRHVAEVLVRDTERLCPYTKMVRQGICGVVVLSA, from the coding sequence ATGGAGAACGAGAGGTTGAAACCTCCGCCGCTGACACTGCTCGACAAATACAGGGGGCAGGAATTCGCCGTGCTCTATACGACCACGGTCACGGTTTCCCCGGGTGAATCCGGACACGGACGCGCATCAGGCGTCGCGAAATCCGACGATGGCAGTCTCGTCCTCGATCTGCGCTTGCCCATCGAACTCGGCGGCCCGGGCGGCGGCACCAATCCCGAACAGCTTTTCGCCGCCGGTTACGCCGCATGCTTTCACGGCGCGTTGAGTCTTCTGGCTCTGCGCGAACGGATCGACATCGGGGAGACAACGGTAGCCGTCGAAGTGTCGTTCGGTCGTGATCCGGTAGACGGCGGATATGCGCTGATTGCCAATGTCGCCATCCGGATGCCGGGCGTGGATCGGCATGTCGCGGAAGTCCTTGTCCGCGACACGGAGCGCCTGTGCCCCTATACGAAGATGGTGCGACAGGGAATCTGCGGTGTCGTCGTGTTGTCGGCCTGA
- a CDS encoding efflux transporter outer membrane subunit, translating to MNIFSIAGRCTSRAFKVGVPVIVATGLSACVNYAGIHGNAAMTAPQQYATQQSLPFEQGHWPTAGWADQFGDGQLKALIDEALRNGPTLDQARARVAAAQAYSESARAGTMPRVDASYALTRQQFSGTALVPPPYGGSWQTENRGILGASYELDLWGKKREALKASVSRLQASRADEEMVRLTLTTSIARTYNQLARLYVLRDIAEQDIARREQIDRITAGRIATGLDTQVERETARANLATSRAAMKSLDGQLLATRYQIAALLGAGPDRGLQIARPALGMGDDVRLPDNLPADLVSRRPDIVAARWNVDAIAHDVKEAKAEFYPDINLSAAIGLDAFGFGRFLTAASRTASVGPAIHLPIFDAGELRAQLKGRYADFDYAVATYNQALVTALSEVATQIADVRSTDAQLVDAQTAQQAALKAAGLALAQYKAGLTNQLTVLNADVNALAADQSVANLRMNRRDRQIALASALGGGFVDTSFADSGAAARADVSASDTPAVAAR from the coding sequence ATGAACATTTTTTCAATCGCCGGGCGATGCACGTCGCGCGCGTTCAAGGTGGGGGTGCCGGTGATCGTCGCGACAGGATTGTCGGCGTGCGTGAATTACGCAGGCATTCATGGCAATGCAGCGATGACGGCTCCGCAGCAGTACGCGACGCAACAGAGCCTTCCGTTCGAACAAGGCCATTGGCCCACGGCCGGTTGGGCCGATCAGTTCGGTGACGGCCAGCTGAAGGCACTGATCGACGAGGCGCTGAGAAACGGCCCGACGCTCGACCAGGCGCGTGCGCGCGTGGCGGCCGCGCAGGCCTATAGCGAATCCGCACGTGCGGGAACGATGCCGCGCGTCGACGCCAGCTACGCGCTCACGCGCCAGCAATTCTCAGGGACGGCGCTCGTTCCGCCGCCGTATGGCGGGTCATGGCAGACGGAGAACCGGGGCATCCTCGGCGCTTCGTATGAACTCGACCTCTGGGGCAAGAAGCGCGAGGCGCTGAAGGCGTCGGTGTCCCGGCTTCAGGCGAGCCGTGCCGACGAGGAAATGGTCAGGCTGACGCTCACGACGTCGATCGCGCGCACCTATAACCAGCTTGCGCGCCTGTACGTGTTGCGTGACATCGCGGAGCAGGATATCGCTCGGCGCGAGCAGATCGATCGCATCACCGCAGGCCGTATCGCGACAGGGCTCGACACGCAGGTCGAGCGCGAGACCGCCCGCGCGAATCTCGCGACGAGCCGCGCCGCGATGAAGTCGCTCGACGGTCAGCTGCTCGCGACGCGCTATCAGATCGCCGCGCTGCTTGGCGCCGGCCCCGATCGCGGTTTGCAGATCGCGCGCCCGGCGCTCGGCATGGGCGACGACGTTCGCCTGCCCGACAACTTGCCCGCGGATCTCGTGAGCCGGCGGCCCGACATCGTGGCTGCCCGGTGGAACGTCGATGCAATCGCGCACGACGTGAAGGAGGCGAAGGCCGAGTTCTATCCCGACATCAACCTGAGCGCCGCGATCGGACTCGACGCGTTCGGCTTCGGCCGCTTCCTGACCGCGGCGAGCCGCACGGCTTCGGTCGGCCCGGCAATCCACCTGCCGATCTTCGACGCGGGTGAACTCCGCGCGCAACTGAAGGGACGCTATGCCGACTTCGATTACGCCGTCGCGACCTATAACCAGGCGCTCGTGACCGCGTTGAGCGAAGTCGCCACGCAAATTGCCGACGTGCGTTCGACGGATGCGCAGCTTGTCGATGCGCAGACTGCGCAGCAAGCGGCGCTGAAGGCTGCCGGACTGGCGCTCGCGCAGTACAAGGCCGGTCTCACGAATCAACTGACCGTGTTGAACGCCGACGTCAATGCGCTTGCCGCCGATCAGAGCGTCGCGAATCTGCGCATGAACCGCCGCGATCGGCAGATTGCGCTGGCGTCCGCGCTGGGCGGCGGCTTCGTCGACACGTCGTTCGCGGACTCGGGAGCGGCGGCGCGCGCCGACGTGTCCGCATCCGACACGCCTGCCGTCGCCGCGCGCTGA
- a CDS encoding HlyD family efflux transporter periplasmic adaptor subunit has protein sequence MSEINPPVRKPVDAARVNQDPSPSGGDDVGGEPATRRRGMLLALLGVAVVASSIAYGVYYLTVARYHESTDDAYVSGNLVQLTPQVAGTVVAVNADDTQIVKAGDPVVKLDNADAKVALGNAEATLGQTVRQVSGLYVNNDLYAANVAQRQSDLARAQDDLRRRQAVAGTGAVSAEDIAHARDTVTAAHAALDAARQQAQANRALTDRTTIGQHPNVQAAASKVRDAYLAYARNVLPAPVTGYVAKRSVQVGQRVSPGTPLMAIVPLDGVWVDANYKESQLRNMRIGQPVTLTADVYGGKVKYRGWVVGFSAGTGSAFASLPAQNATGNWIKIVQRLPARIQLDQKELDAHPLRIGLSMEVDVDTRDNTGPQLGAALNTSYRTDVFAEYGAQADAEIEKIIAQNIVTGRAGPTEPVVSSTRSAKRYARDRSGAEQRAG, from the coding sequence ATGAGCGAAATCAACCCGCCGGTGCGCAAGCCGGTCGATGCCGCCCGCGTGAATCAAGATCCGTCGCCGTCGGGAGGCGACGATGTCGGAGGCGAACCCGCGACGCGGCGGCGCGGGATGCTGTTGGCGCTGCTCGGCGTAGCTGTCGTCGCGTCGTCGATCGCGTATGGCGTGTACTACCTGACGGTTGCGCGCTACCACGAATCCACCGACGACGCGTACGTCAGCGGCAACCTCGTGCAGTTGACGCCGCAGGTGGCGGGTACCGTCGTCGCCGTGAATGCTGACGATACGCAGATCGTGAAGGCGGGCGATCCGGTCGTGAAGCTCGACAATGCCGATGCGAAAGTCGCACTCGGCAACGCCGAAGCGACGCTGGGCCAGACCGTGCGGCAGGTGAGCGGTCTTTACGTGAACAACGATCTCTATGCGGCGAACGTCGCCCAGCGGCAGTCCGATCTGGCTCGCGCCCAGGACGATCTGCGCCGCCGTCAGGCCGTTGCCGGCACGGGCGCCGTGTCGGCGGAAGACATCGCGCACGCGCGCGACACCGTGACGGCCGCGCACGCCGCGCTCGACGCCGCGCGTCAACAGGCGCAAGCCAACCGCGCGTTGACCGACCGCACGACGATCGGCCAGCACCCGAACGTTCAGGCCGCCGCGTCGAAAGTGCGCGACGCGTATCTCGCCTACGCGCGTAATGTATTGCCCGCGCCAGTCACGGGCTATGTGGCGAAGCGTTCGGTTCAGGTCGGCCAGCGTGTGTCGCCCGGCACGCCGCTGATGGCGATCGTGCCGCTCGACGGCGTGTGGGTCGATGCGAACTACAAGGAAAGCCAGCTGCGCAACATGCGCATCGGTCAACCCGTCACGCTGACGGCCGACGTGTACGGCGGCAAGGTCAAGTACCGCGGCTGGGTCGTCGGTTTCTCGGCGGGCACGGGCAGCGCATTCGCGAGCCTGCCGGCGCAGAACGCGACGGGCAACTGGATCAAGATCGTCCAGCGTTTGCCCGCGCGCATCCAGCTGGATCAGAAGGAACTCGACGCGCATCCGTTGCGCATCGGCCTGTCGATGGAGGTCGATGTGGATACGCGCGACAACACCGGCCCGCAGCTCGGCGCGGCGTTGAATACGTCGTATCGCACCGATGTGTTCGCCGAATACGGCGCGCAGGCAGATGCCGAGATCGAGAAGATCATCGCGCAGAACATCGTGACCGGTCGTGCAGGGCCGACGGAGCCCGTCGTCTCGTCCACGCGTTCCGCAAAGCGCTACGCCAGGGACCGGAGCGGCGCCGAACAGCGCGCAGGCTGA
- a CDS encoding DHA2 family efflux MFS transporter permease subunit: MNSSMQSAPAPLTGGKLVLATLAVALATFMNVLDSSIANVAIPTISGNLGVSVDEGTWVITLFSAANAVAIPLTGWLTQRVGQIRLFVAAIVLFVFSSWLCGIAPNLLVLLAARVLQGVVAGPLIPLSQAILLGSYSKEKSSTALALWSMTATVGPIAGPALGGWITDSYSWSWIFYINIPVGLFAAGVTWMIYRDRETPVRKLPIDKVGLMSLVVWVATLQIMLDKGKDLDWFNSPVICVLTVIAAISFLFFLIWEFTEKNPIVDIRLFAVRNFRGGTIAISVAYAVFFSNLVILPQWIQGYLGYRSVDAGLVTAPLGIFAVLLAPVMAKIMPKSDARVLATLAFLGFAGVFFMRSHYTTNVDPYTLVLPTLLQGIPMALFFTPLTAIILSGLSPERIPAAAGLSNFVRVFAGGVGTSLIATGWNNRTILHHAQLAEQSSVNNPDYTSAIANLHATLGGGMDQATAFFERALNAQAAMLGLNDIFWLSSIIFVVIIPLVWLTKPGKGGGGAAAGAH; this comes from the coding sequence ATGAATTCCTCGATGCAATCTGCACCCGCACCGCTGACCGGCGGAAAGCTGGTTCTTGCGACACTCGCCGTCGCGCTCGCGACGTTCATGAACGTGCTGGATTCGTCCATTGCCAACGTTGCGATTCCCACCATCTCGGGAAACCTCGGGGTGTCCGTCGACGAAGGCACGTGGGTGATCACGCTGTTCTCGGCGGCCAATGCCGTCGCGATTCCGCTGACGGGCTGGCTCACGCAGCGCGTCGGTCAGATCAGGCTGTTCGTGGCCGCCATCGTGCTGTTCGTTTTCTCGTCGTGGCTGTGCGGCATCGCGCCGAACCTGCTCGTGCTGCTCGCAGCACGCGTCTTGCAGGGCGTCGTCGCAGGCCCGCTGATTCCGCTTTCGCAAGCGATCCTGCTGGGTTCGTATTCGAAAGAAAAAAGCTCGACCGCGTTGGCGCTGTGGTCGATGACCGCGACGGTCGGCCCGATTGCCGGCCCCGCGCTGGGCGGCTGGATCACCGACAGCTACAGCTGGTCGTGGATCTTCTACATCAACATTCCCGTCGGGCTGTTCGCGGCCGGCGTGACGTGGATGATCTATCGCGACCGTGAGACGCCGGTGCGCAAACTCCCGATCGACAAAGTCGGCCTGATGTCGCTCGTCGTATGGGTCGCAACGTTGCAGATCATGCTCGACAAGGGCAAGGATCTCGATTGGTTCAACTCGCCGGTGATCTGCGTGCTTACCGTCATCGCCGCGATCAGCTTCCTGTTCTTCCTGATCTGGGAATTCACGGAGAAGAACCCGATCGTCGATATTCGCCTGTTCGCGGTGCGCAATTTCCGCGGCGGCACGATTGCGATCTCGGTCGCGTATGCGGTGTTCTTCTCGAATCTGGTGATCCTGCCGCAATGGATTCAGGGCTATCTGGGCTATCGTTCGGTGGACGCCGGGCTCGTGACGGCGCCGCTCGGGATCTTCGCCGTGCTGCTCGCGCCCGTGATGGCGAAGATCATGCCGAAGTCCGATGCACGAGTGCTCGCGACGCTGGCGTTCCTGGGTTTTGCAGGCGTATTCTTCATGCGCTCGCATTACACGACGAACGTCGACCCCTATACGCTGGTGCTGCCGACGCTGTTGCAAGGCATTCCGATGGCACTCTTCTTTACGCCGCTGACCGCGATCATCCTGTCGGGATTGTCACCGGAGAGGATTCCGGCGGCCGCGGGCCTGTCCAATTTCGTGCGCGTGTTTGCAGGCGGCGTCGGCACGTCGTTGATCGCGACGGGCTGGAACAACCGGACGATTCTGCACCATGCGCAGCTCGCCGAGCAGTCGAGCGTGAACAACCCCGACTATACGAGCGCCATCGCGAACCTCCACGCGACGCTCGGCGGCGGCATGGATCAGGCCACCGCGTTCTTCGAACGCGCGTTGAATGCACAGGCCGCGATGCTCGGGCTGAACGACATCTTCTGGCTGTCGTCGATCATCTTCGTCGTGATCATCCCGCTGGTCTGGCTCACGAAGCCCGGCAAGGGCGGTGGTGGAGCAGCGGCGGGCGCGCACTGA